The DNA window GATGTTAATGGCTTTGTACAAATGCTAGCTGGACAATCTAGGCAGAATATGGTGGCCATTCTGGATGTTGCAATGCCAGGCCCCTGTTTGTCAGGCATGTTGTGAATGCCTCTCTCAACCTATGATATGAATTGCTTTTCACTTGCTCCTTTTTAGTAAAATCAATTAGGTATTGCTTAAGAAAACTGAGTTGATTGTTCCAAATTCTGAAATCCAGGGAAACAAGACAAGCAATCCTTGCTTGGGAATTTGCATCCATTGACTCCCGAGGTTGCAGAGGATGTGGATGATCTGCAGGCTGTGGAATCAATGATCGTGCATGGAGCAATTGGGTCAGGTACCATTTAGGATTTGTGCATATTTTCAgattaagatatttttattataaataattctCTTATTAAAGTCTCCTTAATATGCTCAGAAGCATTAGGCACATTACCACGAACTTTTTGAAAACTCTTGCTCATTAAATGCTTTTCCACTTGAATTAAGCTTACACATTTGACAGTCGGTAAGGAAACCTTGCAGAAGCCGGAAGGTGCAAATATAATACCTTAGCAGGATATGTATTTTAGTGACAAATCATTTCTTGGTATAGATAATAAATTAAAAGCATCCATTGGCGGTGAGGGTTATGTCTGTGtatgaaatattgatttttatcTGAAAATTTCCCACTCTGATGTGGCATTGTCAACTCTGATAACTGAGATTATTTGTATTATTGCAGGAGGTCATCGCTTATCAGTTTCTGAAGTTAAGAATGCAATCCATGATGTATATGAATGTGCAACCACAAGGCCAATGTTCTGCCATCTATCAGCGGCTTGCTGCCCTCTCCCAATTCCTTTGCCATTCCCTTCAATCTTTGGTAATCTTGTCGGCCAGCATGGTGAGCTGCTGGGAAGCCCAATCTTAGGTTCTTCATCTAGAGGGTCACTTGATGTTCATTCTATCCCCATGGCTGCTAGAATTCGATCCAGCCGTGCTATCATGCCATTTTTGGAGAACAGATTGGCTAATCTTCGTAAATTTGGTATTGAGCGAGGATGTCCTGGGACAGAGTTGCTTAGAAGTTGGGGATTTGGAAAGGATGAACTTGAAGATATGGGTGAGACCTTGTCTAAAATGGTTAGGACGGTTGACCCTTATTCTGATATATCATCCGATTCTGACTAAGATCGTCGTGGATGAGAAGATGACGTACATTTTTCCTGTTTTATGTTGTCTCTGATCAGTTCACCTGCATAGTGTTTGGGTTAAAATTATTCCTCACAAATCGATTAATCTGGAAAGAGAGAATTTTGCTGGACTTGTGATGGAAAAAGGGATACTTGTATGGGTGGTAATGAAGGAGATTATTTGCTTGTCACTTGCCAGTAAaattaagagagaaaaaaatggaaTTGGTTCATAAATTTTCAATTGGTTGCTGCCTACGTAATTTTATGCACCGATTACTGATAGAGTGGCGGAGAAGCATATACTTTTCGCTGCTAGATGTCAGCAATTGATTTTTTCCCCCCTGGATTAATATATCCGTAACCTTCAGAAATGTTTCCTCTAATATAAACTTTTACAAATATTCAAATCTGCGTCATTTaattgtcattattattttatttttgttttcaatggTAACcgaaattataaaaagaaatattctttcattttgtCCCAATTGTAAAGTCTGAAATGAAGAGGCTACTTACATGACCTTTCACATCTCAGGCCATTTCTGCTTGGTTTAGCATGCTATAAGTCTATAAGGGCAGGCAGGATCCTCTTGTCtttattatttcagttttaaACCTTTTTGTCTGTGTTGACATCAGATGGCATTGGCATATCGCCTTTCCTTAAACTAACAAACATAGACACCCAAGCTAACCTGTCAATTTTATGGCACTTGTACTCTCTCCTATTTTTTACCTTTCCATCTCTGTTAATTTATATATTCtcgtttttaaaaatatatatatttacacattttaaaataaaatactaatatcaATTTAAGATATTACTCATGCgttacttgttttattttttaatttatttgattatgaattattaaatgtttatagttttttttgtaaataattataaaaaaaaagttgtttaatCCCCTAAATATGAGTGCGGTGGGAAGAAAACGCCAACAATGGCCAATTGCCCGTATTTTGTATtcgaacttttaatttttaagttcttTCATGTTATTAGTAGGCCGGGTAATAAGGTTACCAATAAGATCAACTATATAGGCTAAGACCTGGTTTAGTGCGAATTCCCCTCAGGGAACTCCATCATTTTGTTATTGCGAATGCGGCCTTTCCTTtcaaataaagacaaaaaaataCAAGCTCCATGCCCGGCCGCCATAGAGAAACTACATCAAAACATTTCCTATTGTAGATAATTTATTATAAGACAAGAAGATGTACCCCAATGGGTGCCCTATTAGGGTTGGAAATTTCAACCCCACTCAACTCATACCCACCGGTTCTATAAATGAAACCTAAACACGACTCTTTCAGCAACATTACTAATAAATACCACTGCATtctaatttttatgtacatatatatatttatgaaaatggagTAGGACAAGAGGTCAATGTATTGATCTACCAACAGCACCAAATCCCCAGAAAACCAACTCTCTATCTACCTCCTTTAATTTCtctaattcattcattcattcatgcatGCATGCTTATTACAAAAATCTAGTGTtacttttttaaaagtttaatcaaAGCCAAAAAGCTAACAACTAACTGTTCACTCATTTGACTGTTTTCATGGTAGCAGAATTTTCCTCATCATTTTATCCAATATTTgtagaaaagtaaataaaattttagaaaaatgagaattttCTTGCAATATTCCATCATATGAGGCTTCTGCTACTTTGATCAAATTATACCTATCTCTTAACTGTGAATAAACAgacatatatatttctttttatacaGTCGAGAAGAGTAATTCAAgctcaatttcccccatttacgACATACATTGCACAAAAAACTATCTAACACCCTTTCCTTCATTAATGCAAAGCTTATCTTGttttcagtaaaaaaaaaaaatgaaaaaactattaatatttatattagaaaTACTTTACCTTGAATCAAATTTTGGTTTCATCAAAACGCGGAAAGGCAGGCACTCAAGCTGCAAAagtaaaacaaagaacaaaaaaacaaaaatagttttttttgtgGGGGGGGGGGGGTGTGTTATTCAACAAGAAGGACCAATACTCCTACCCTCCTCGCTTCCCGACATTTGCGGTTGATTTTGCTGTGATTGTGGATGTTCTTGGGGTTGACCTTCTTGTGTTTGAAGCAGAAGGTGTGGTTGAAGTGAATGGCTTCCATGTTGTTGCTGTTGTTGAGTTTGAATCTGATAAGGGTTATCAAAACTCCCTAAAGCTAAAGAGGATGACATGGAAGATCCGGGTGTTATCTGATTGAAACCAGTTGCAGTAACTGAACCACCCCCTTCAAACCCTCCTCCATTAAACCTCACAATCTCATGCTGTTGCTGACCCTGTTGATGCTGATGCTGATGTTCATATCCCCTGAACATTTCTTGTTGTTCCCTTGCCGCCACCGCCGCCACCAGTTGCTGTTGCGCCTCGAAAATCTGAGCCTGCTGTTGTGGTGGTTCCCTAATCACCAACTGTCCCCCATGGGAAGCCGAAGCAGCGGCGGCCGTAGGAATCCCCATCATGGGCATCATATTGTGTTGCATTACGGCTGAAGAAGCGTTCCCAACATGTTGTTGCAAAAAAACATGCGGTTGTAAGATAGGGAGCATTGCTTGAGGGCCAATGTAAGTGGCGAGTTCTTTCTTGGCGTTGTTAAGATCGTGTTGCATTTGTTTGAGCTTGTGTTGCAAGATGGAGATGAGGCCGACGCAGCCGTAGACGGGGTCACGGAGACGAGCCTCGGCCTCGTAGGCTAAGGAGTTGACAGCATCCTCGCGTTGAGATGCGTTGAGTTCGTTCAAAAGCTTGGCGACATTGCTGGCACCGAACACTTTGTGGACGTTGGCGAATTTCTGGGGATTGTCAGGTGGGAAGTAAGGCGCAAAGACGCATTCTTGGGTGCATTTTCTACGAAGAAACTTGCACGCTGCGCAAGGTGAGTTTGACGatgacatctttttttttttgtcttattcTTCAACTGAAACCATCAAATGAACTCAGATCATCAATGTTCCGCAAGATcttaaaaacacccaaaaatattaaaaaaccatCTACACGAGATTTAATACATAAGTATTAAAAGTGTATTGAAATGAGAGTTGGATTCAAGGAAGGTTCTTCATTTCCATAATCAaggtaaaataatatataaattttatatactaTCAAGAACATTAAACCCCCtccaccccccccccaaaaaaaaaagaaagaaaaactcctatttTTGGATGATTGAAAAAGCTTACCCTTTGGTAAACAAGAGAAACCAACAAAAGTAGGCAGGCAGTTTTCTAAGAACAAATCGCATATTTGCAAGATCGATCCTTCATCTTCGAAAACATGGAGATCAAAACCTTAAAACGAGAAGCAAATCATGTGGTGGTTTCTGGGCAAATCTTCATTTCTCCAAAATGATCAAACGGGTTCTCTTCTCTCACTGTGTCATTGGAAAATCAAAGAGAACAAAAATAGATGGTCAAACAGAACTTTAACCTAATCCTAAAGACTAGAGCAAACAGAGAatcgttttcaaaatcaaaatcttaGGTTTCTAATTTTTGGTATGTtccaaaattttgataaatataaataagtaaatgagAATAAATTTATTATCATCAGTATCACCTTAAAAAGGTTGCTTCTTCCTCTGAGCAAAAATTAAATGCGTCTCTGAGTTACCTCTTTGTCCCTGCCTTCTCTGCCTTTATTTCCCAAATTACCCTTTTCTTGCATGTACTTTTAGTTTTATAGATAATTAAAATGGAAACATTATTATGAGAAAATTACAATTAATTAGCAGATGAGGAAAATAATTagttatgatttaattttatggATCAATCTCAACTGCACTAATTATAGgtaaattttcttttacatttttacatatataaatataattagaatttctattgaaaatcacaaatttagaATACATATGTATGAATAATATACAATAATTAATGAAACGTACAGTTTGAAACGAATTgatcataataacacatgaaataaatatatattaaaataaaaaatagattaaattgtgagtaaaacgaaTTTTAAATACAGAAATACATTAGATTAACAATATTAAATGcactacaattgtttatcatgatGTTATCATTAATTGTGAGTTAGTATTGAGTTgatttgtgacaccaactcaattagtgACATTACCTACACACAACTTTGgtgagaaaaaatattttatatttatacttattttttttataatttacttaaGAATTGTTAATGGTGTAGTGATAAAGAATTTGTTTATAAATCCATTAAATATGGGTTCAATCTCTAGACATGctaattttagttcttttattttaaaactataaaaaagtaTGAAAGACAAAAAAtccattaaaataataacaatagtcATTTAATAAAAGGGTATATTAGTCATTTATTAACTGAGTTGGTACTCGGTTAAcctgtgacaccaactcaatttgGGGTTttataacaccccatacccgactcGATTGTCAGATCTGAGTTACAGGATGTCATATTCGTTGCTGGAGCAACTACGATCTCAATACCACACAATTCAACGATTTATACATGTTATCATGATCCATATGTAATCACGACATGTTACATAAACATTTATGGGGTTTAaatgagcttacaaaagctcttttgatAATCGAGGTTGATtgaagattaaattgtaaaatattaaaactattagATTGACATCGCGACTTCGGAGGTCCATGGACGCGACGTCACTCACTACTGATTTCTTGTTGTGACGTCACTCACTATTTCTATAATACCTAATAACATAAGTTCACAACAACATGCTTGTAAAACTTGTTAAACTTATCCAAGTTCATATAGTGCCAAATGCTTCATTTATATGCATACTTCCATTACATATACTTATATTCAATCAACAATATCATTCAAAGTCCTCAAAAGGTCAATATGTTACATTTCAACACATATACATCCATTTGTATGACTTAACAATTTTGGACATTAGACCATCTATATAATTACTCAAACAATTCATTTGGTTAAGctcaatttaacatttaccaaTTCAAGATTTCAAAATGATCATTTACATTATAGAACTGACTCCAaaccctaggtacatgtcatataTCAAAACGTAATGGAACTATACAAACATTACCGAGTTGAGAGTTGTAGATCGAATGCTGAATCACCCCTCGAGTCCTCGAGATCTCCTAGTACTTGCACATGGAATAAACAAATCGTATGCTGAGTGATACTTCCATGCTTCAAGTCAATAATGGAATCTAATTAACATGTCATAAGATTAGTTCATTATACCATTAACTACCAACATCATCAACTAGTGTATTATGATTCATATACTATGATCTATGCCAAAAAAATTCAATCAACATATCACTTATGCATACACATTCAAACTCTAGTTCATATACCAATTTTATATACTAATTCATTTGACATTtgcatataaacatatcatatcaTGCTATCTAACAATAAGGTATATTTGCTTTTATTCCACAATATGCCAACTACAACTTTCATTCTCGAATCTATTGATTCGTTCCATTTTCATATCGGCCCTCATGGCTCATAATAATTAGTTTGCATGATCTTTCATATGCTATATTTAGTCACGTTTCACATATATGTACATTCGGTAccatttcatatcatcatttcaattcaatttcatttatcaaGTTCATATATTATAATATCTATTAACCAGATTCAGACTCCAGACAAATATACGAAtcttccaaccaacacaccaatttgacaCCTCAATGCATTATTAGATAAGCCAAATTAAATATActggcacacatagtgcatcaTTTGATAAACCAAAGTATAAACTTGTACACAATTTAATCCTATGGCATATTAACTATATCTGACTCTGCCCGAACAGTTAATATGGTACCAATATTCCAATTAAATGTTATAAACCAATTCACATATCATGATCTTATACAttttcatcatcaattcacataaTATATCATTTATCAGTTTATATCATGCTAAATTTATACTATATTCAGTTTAGTCTAATTCTCAACATATTatcataaaatacaaataaatcatATGACAAGTATAGGCTTATCTCAATAGTTAGCTTTGCACAAACATGTACAtataaaagtttatatatattgaattcgaatcataaaagtacaaaccgaATCTGTcactgataactcttgaaaatagttacatttcatgcctttagacttgGTTAATTGCCTGTACTTAGGTaagtttagttgcattttaggatttTCCATTAGTGTTTTTAGGAAATTGCATTAGGAAATTGCATTAAAAGGTTTGGACTAAGCTTAAATGTTATTACATGTTACTTCTAATTGTTTGCGAGAGTGATTTGTTTGTTAAGTGGCAAGTGCAGAATGAGGAAAAAAAGTAAAGAAGTGAGACTTGTCGTGGCAAAAGGTTGGACAGTTTGCCAACACGAATGCCGTGGTAATGCTAGAAAGAAACCGAGTTAACATTTAACAATTATCAGCCCTGCTGTACGTATATTGGAAAAATCAACctgaaaaagaggaaaaagatcaTGGGATTATGGGATAATGGGTCTACCCTAAAGGAGGAGatataaaacccaaaaataaaaattgagaaaaGGGGAATTTTTAGAGTGTACGATTAGAGAGacaattggaaaaaaaaagatcATTGGATGAGAATAGAGGATAATGGTTAAGAACAAGGTAGAATCAAAAGGAAGAAGAAGTAGGAAGTCCTTCTTGGCCACTATTAGATATTGCGACGTCGAAGTTGTGAGCTGGATAGGCAAAAGCCATTTTCCTAAAGTTCTTCTTTTACTTATTGATTTATTACTTTGTGAATTGAATCGAGAAAGAATAATGTTGAATGTTATTCTAAATTTGGATGTTATTTTCCAGCCCATAAGTTAATCTAATAGGGTT is part of the Gossypium hirsutum isolate 1008001.06 chromosome D11, Gossypium_hirsutum_v2.1, whole genome shotgun sequence genome and encodes:
- the LOC107911100 gene encoding LOB domain-containing protein 36, with the translated sequence MSSSNSPCAACKFLRRKCTQECVFAPYFPPDNPQKFANVHKVFGASNVAKLLNELNASQREDAVNSLAYEAEARLRDPVYGCVGLISILQHKLKQMQHDLNNAKKELATYIGPQAMLPILQPHVFLQQHVGNASSAVMQHNMMPMMGIPTAAAASASHGGQLVIREPPQQQAQIFEAQQQLVAAVAAREQQEMFRGYEHQHQHQQGQQQHEIVRFNGGGFEGGGSVTATGFNQITPGSSMSSSLALGSFDNPYQIQTQQQQQHGSHSLQPHLLLQTQEGQPQEHPQSQQNQPQMSGSEEGRSIGPSC